A genomic region of Planococcus kocurii contains the following coding sequences:
- the modA gene encoding molybdate ABC transporter substrate-binding protein gives MKKTMGLISLALLMSGCSNTSANDEKLLVSAASSLTDVLKEMELQFHEIEPNIELTFNYGSSSKLRSQIEQGAPADLFLSASETDMELLESQQLINIDSVEPFAENQLVLASLEEFPETTDFQELVLNTEEKIAIGEPDSVPLGAYSKKALENENLWNSLSARLIYAKDARQVVTYVESGNAELGIIYSSDAVISREISGTLEVPGQTDPIIYPGAVVADSANQPAATAFLEFVTSSKGQAILKEYGFMSPAGETP, from the coding sequence ATGAAAAAAACGATGGGTCTTATAAGCTTGGCTTTGTTGATGAGTGGTTGTAGCAATACTTCGGCAAATGACGAAAAATTGTTAGTTTCAGCAGCCTCTAGTCTGACAGATGTACTGAAAGAAATGGAACTGCAATTTCATGAAATCGAACCGAATATTGAGCTGACCTTCAATTATGGCTCATCTAGTAAGTTGAGAAGCCAAATTGAACAAGGCGCACCGGCCGACTTGTTTTTGTCAGCTAGTGAAACAGATATGGAATTACTGGAATCCCAACAATTAATAAATATAGATAGCGTTGAGCCGTTTGCTGAAAATCAGCTCGTTTTAGCGTCATTAGAAGAATTTCCGGAAACAACTGATTTTCAAGAACTCGTCTTGAATACAGAAGAAAAGATTGCGATTGGAGAACCGGACAGTGTTCCCCTTGGCGCCTATTCAAAAAAAGCATTAGAAAACGAAAACTTGTGGAACTCCCTTAGTGCTCGTCTAATTTATGCAAAAGATGCTCGTCAAGTCGTTACTTATGTGGAAAGCGGAAATGCAGAACTCGGAATTATTTACTCATCAGATGCGGTTATTTCCCGGGAAATAAGTGGGACACTTGAAGTGCCAGGGCAGACAGACCCTATTATCTATCCAGGGGCAGTCGTTGCAGATTCCGCAAATCAGCCTGCAGCAACTGCTTTTTTAGAGTTTGTCACCAGTTCAAAAGGGCAAGCCATTCTTAAAGAATATGGATTTATGTCCCCAGCTGGAGAAACGCCATGA
- a CDS encoding Yip1 family protein, which translates to MKTTEYQDNLNPFTAIWTRPRETVRYVIEEKESNFSFLLIVLSGFVGGLLSSLDSELFLPVWGILLLALLGGPIGAVVSTAIGAGIYLLVGRLFKGEATYTEMFRAILTGQIPQIWLFPLLLFWMLVFPETYFVESDQLPFEDTNLLSMIFFLILGVVSIWTFVVQCKAVGEAHRLSAWKGFFIIVLPGIVFIGVIVAIIAAVLTTIM; encoded by the coding sequence TTGAAAACGACAGAGTACCAAGATAATTTGAATCCGTTTACGGCTATTTGGACACGTCCGCGCGAGACCGTTCGATATGTGATTGAAGAAAAAGAGTCTAATTTTAGTTTTTTATTAATCGTGTTGTCAGGCTTTGTGGGAGGTCTTCTCAGTAGCCTGGATTCAGAGCTATTTCTTCCTGTATGGGGAATTCTTTTGCTAGCGTTACTAGGTGGACCGATTGGGGCTGTAGTAAGTACCGCGATTGGAGCTGGTATTTATTTGTTAGTAGGTCGGTTATTTAAAGGCGAAGCTACATATACTGAAATGTTTCGTGCAATTTTAACAGGACAAATTCCACAAATCTGGCTTTTTCCGCTTCTGTTATTTTGGATGCTCGTATTTCCGGAAACTTATTTTGTAGAGTCTGACCAACTGCCATTTGAAGATACGAATCTACTGTCAATGATTTTTTTTCTTATTTTAGGGGTAGTGTCTATTTGGACGTTTGTTGTTCAGTGTAAAGCTGTAGGAGAAGCACATAGACTTTCTGCTTGGAAAGGGTTTTTCATCATTGTTCTTCCTGGGATCGTGTTTATTGGAGTCATTGTGGCCATTATTGCCGCGGTTCTAACGACAATTATGTAA
- a CDS encoding alpha/beta fold hydrolase gives MTVQTANDILKRNNVQVIGQGEKTLVFGHGFGCDQQVWDNTIVEFSADYRIVTFDYVGAGKSDKAAYSTERYSTLDGYKQDLLEVCAALALEEILFIGHSVSAMIGMLASIERPELMEKMIMIGPSPYYLNEPGYNGGFEQSDIDELLDMMEINYKEWAKYLAPVVMQNEERPELAADFEQLLCSNDPMIARQFAEVTFTSDLRDQLDKVTVPTLILQPKFDAIVPLEIGQYLRDHISGSQLVVMEAMGHNPHLSDSEETVKRIKAYLAE, from the coding sequence ATGACAGTTCAAACAGCAAATGATATTTTAAAACGCAATAACGTTCAGGTTATTGGTCAAGGTGAAAAAACCTTAGTATTTGGTCATGGTTTTGGCTGCGATCAGCAAGTCTGGGACAATACCATTGTAGAATTTTCAGCAGATTATCGAATTGTCACTTTTGACTATGTCGGTGCAGGGAAAAGTGATAAGGCCGCTTATTCGACCGAACGCTATAGCACGTTAGACGGTTACAAACAGGATCTTCTAGAAGTTTGCGCTGCGTTAGCACTTGAGGAAATCTTATTTATTGGTCACTCTGTCAGCGCTATGATTGGGATGCTTGCTTCAATCGAACGTCCAGAGTTGATGGAGAAAATGATTATGATTGGACCATCTCCCTATTATCTGAACGAACCTGGCTACAATGGTGGATTTGAACAATCTGATATCGATGAATTATTGGATATGATGGAAATAAACTATAAAGAATGGGCGAAGTATTTGGCGCCTGTCGTCATGCAAAACGAGGAACGTCCTGAACTGGCTGCGGATTTTGAGCAATTATTGTGTTCAAATGACCCGATGATTGCTCGTCAATTCGCTGAAGTAACATTCACTTCAGATCTTCGTGACCAATTAGATAAAGTTACAGTACCTACGTTGATTCTTCAACCAAAATTTGATGCCATTGTACCATTAGAAATTGGTCAATATCTCCGCGATCATATCTCAGGTAGTCAATTGGTTGTAATGGAAGCAATGGGACACAATCCACATTTGAGTGATTCAGAGGAAACGGTAAAACGCATTAAGGCGTATTTAGCAGAATAG
- the moaC gene encoding cyclic pyranopterin monophosphate synthase MoaC, with translation MSKLTHFNAQGRAKMVDVSDKKDSVRTARATTSVLLNKAIYQQIKEGTNKKGDVFAVAQVAGIMAAKNTSQIIPMCHPLALSGVDIEFEWNVDEEKNHFEVLLTVAVKTKGPTGVEMEALTAASAAALTIYDMCKASGKEMVIGPTMLLEKTGGKSDYARD, from the coding sequence TTGTCAAAACTCACACATTTTAATGCCCAAGGTCGTGCCAAGATGGTCGACGTCTCCGACAAGAAAGACAGTGTCCGCACAGCGCGTGCGACTACTTCTGTCTTGTTAAACAAAGCAATTTATCAACAAATTAAAGAGGGTACCAATAAAAAAGGCGATGTTTTTGCAGTTGCTCAAGTAGCTGGCATTATGGCAGCTAAAAACACTTCACAAATCATTCCGATGTGTCATCCATTAGCACTTAGTGGAGTCGATATTGAATTTGAATGGAATGTTGATGAAGAAAAAAACCATTTCGAAGTGTTGTTGACCGTTGCTGTAAAAACAAAAGGACCTACAGGGGTTGAAATGGAAGCCCTTACCGCCGCTTCTGCTGCTGCACTGACGATTTATGATATGTGCAAAGCTTCTGGCAAAGAAATGGTCATTGGACCGACGATGTTGCTTGAGAAAACTGGCGGGAAATCTGATTATGCGCGTGATTAA
- a CDS encoding YsnF/AvaK domain-containing protein produces MTNKETVMIQSYDVQAEVLHKISELKAQGYKEEDMYVIAKRNDQLSMVQGQTDVHLNVQDDEDMMDKFKSFISGGDSTHDAFIQMGLGSGEADEYYRQVENGKLVLYVNSDYGASYKPHTYTQTEARATTAEEEHLRLHEERLSVDKKRVQTGEVTVGKHVVEEQQTLEIPVEREEVYVERRPVNEEVHSNTTNSANINLYDDEETIHIPVSEERVNVRKKDVVSEEIIVGKRTVQDSELVSETVRHEEADIDELVKPKKDERDLF; encoded by the coding sequence ATGACAAACAAAGAAACAGTAATGATTCAATCATATGATGTACAAGCAGAAGTTTTACACAAAATTAGCGAATTAAAAGCACAAGGCTATAAAGAAGAAGATATGTATGTGATCGCTAAGCGTAACGATCAGCTATCTATGGTTCAAGGCCAGACAGATGTTCATTTAAATGTCCAGGATGATGAAGATATGATGGACAAATTCAAGTCATTCATTTCTGGTGGAGACTCGACGCATGATGCATTTATACAAATGGGGTTAGGAAGCGGCGAAGCAGACGAATATTACAGACAAGTCGAAAACGGCAAGTTAGTGCTTTACGTGAATAGCGATTACGGCGCATCGTACAAGCCACACACTTATACTCAAACAGAGGCGCGAGCAACTACTGCTGAAGAAGAACATCTACGTCTTCACGAGGAACGACTAAGCGTTGACAAAAAACGGGTTCAGACAGGTGAAGTAACTGTCGGAAAGCACGTTGTCGAAGAACAACAAACTCTCGAAATTCCAGTTGAACGTGAAGAAGTTTATGTAGAACGTCGTCCGGTAAACGAAGAAGTCCACTCTAATACAACTAATTCAGCAAATATAAACCTTTACGATGATGAAGAAACGATTCATATTCCTGTTTCAGAAGAGCGTGTCAACGTCCGTAAGAAAGACGTCGTTAGTGAAGAAATTATTGTCGGTAAACGCACAGTTCAAGACTCCGAACTGGTGAGCGAAACTGTCCGACACGAAGAAGCGGATATTGATGAACTAGTAAAACCGAAAAAAGATGAGCGCGATTTATTTTAA
- the rpmG gene encoding 50S ribosomal protein L33 translates to MRVNITLACTETGDRNYSTTKNKRTNPERIELKKYSPRLNKVTIHRETK, encoded by the coding sequence ATGAGAGTCAATATCACGTTAGCGTGTACAGAAACAGGCGACAGGAATTACAGTACGACGAAAAATAAGCGGACAAACCCCGAGCGCATTGAGTTAAAAAAATACAGCCCACGTCTTAATAAAGTTACTATTCACCGGGAAACAAAATAA
- a CDS encoding ThiF family adenylyltransferase, whose product MDERYSRQVLFKPLGESGQQHLSLAAVTIVGCGALGSAIAETLTRAGIGTIHLVDRDYVEVSNLQRQQLFTEEDARQMMPKVAAAEQRLKAIRSDLQLFTYLEHLDAAGMEKLAAVSDLILDATDNFETRLLINDASVKFGVPWIYGACVGSSGVVFPFVPGESSCFRCLIPVLPAINETCDTVGIISPAVQVTAALQCTEALKWLSNNRDALRKKIHHFNLWDNSQIDIGVSRIKDPNCKTCGEDAVFPSLNETVASAYAVLCGRDAVQILPDANRPITLDDAEKVGNRLAAGVKRTPYFVELKVFNHRMVLFGNGRLLIHGVHNIAEGRKLYHQVFG is encoded by the coding sequence GTGGATGAACGTTATTCAAGACAAGTCTTATTCAAACCGCTTGGTGAGTCGGGGCAGCAACACTTATCACTTGCGGCCGTTACCATTGTTGGTTGCGGAGCTTTAGGTTCAGCGATTGCAGAAACCTTGACACGAGCTGGTATTGGAACGATTCATTTGGTCGATCGTGATTACGTTGAAGTATCCAATTTGCAGCGCCAGCAATTATTTACGGAAGAAGATGCGCGTCAAATGATGCCCAAAGTGGCAGCGGCTGAGCAAAGACTAAAAGCCATCCGCAGCGATTTGCAATTATTTACGTATTTAGAACATCTCGATGCAGCGGGAATGGAAAAGTTGGCAGCAGTCAGTGATTTGATCTTGGATGCGACGGATAATTTTGAAACACGGTTGTTGATCAACGACGCTTCTGTAAAATTTGGTGTACCTTGGATATACGGTGCTTGCGTTGGCAGTTCAGGTGTTGTGTTTCCATTTGTGCCAGGAGAAAGCTCATGTTTTCGTTGCTTAATACCGGTGCTTCCTGCCATTAATGAAACGTGCGATACAGTCGGCATTATCTCTCCAGCTGTTCAAGTAACAGCTGCGTTACAATGCACCGAAGCATTAAAATGGTTGAGTAACAACCGTGATGCACTGCGTAAAAAAATCCATCATTTCAATTTATGGGACAATAGTCAAATAGATATTGGCGTTTCGCGCATTAAAGATCCTAACTGCAAAACGTGCGGAGAAGATGCGGTATTCCCGTCACTCAACGAGACAGTCGCAAGTGCTTATGCCGTTTTATGCGGACGCGATGCTGTACAAATATTGCCTGATGCGAACCGTCCGATTACGTTAGACGACGCCGAAAAGGTCGGCAACCGATTAGCAGCTGGTGTAAAAAGAACGCCTTATTTTGTTGAACTGAAAGTATTCAATCATCGCATGGTCTTGTTCGGTAATGGCCGCTTGCTAATTCACGGCGTTCACAATATAGCAGAAGGTCGGAAATTATATCACCAAGTATTTGGCTAA
- a CDS encoding DUF2382 domain-containing protein, whose product MDKKENKRIGLFDAQAQVLITVGELKAVGYEEEELYLVSKHDEQIELLITHTAVHVDTQDRDNFKGKVIAFLAGDDITKDAFNRMGLSAEETDYYFQQVENGRLLLYTSSEPLSALQSEPSSPAEQTNKAIATEEQRLALHEERLSIDKEKVQTGEVQVHKKMVEEDREIQVPVEREEIVINRRPITEETANEKSEHTLTPQQAYEKGDAIYIPLSEERLDIGKKKVIREEIVIGKRTVQDVEVVKETVRREVADVEETGVVHKVEKP is encoded by the coding sequence ATGGATAAAAAAGAAAACAAACGCATTGGATTATTTGATGCGCAAGCACAAGTGCTGATTACAGTCGGTGAACTCAAAGCAGTAGGATACGAAGAAGAGGAACTGTATTTAGTATCAAAACATGACGAACAAATAGAGTTGCTAATCACGCACACAGCTGTCCATGTGGATACACAAGACCGGGACAATTTCAAAGGCAAAGTCATTGCTTTTTTAGCCGGCGATGACATCACAAAAGATGCCTTTAACCGGATGGGATTGAGCGCGGAAGAAACAGATTATTATTTCCAGCAGGTTGAGAATGGTAGACTCCTCCTTTACACAAGCAGCGAACCCTTGTCTGCACTTCAATCCGAACCCTCTTCGCCAGCTGAACAAACAAATAAAGCTATTGCTACTGAAGAACAACGCCTTGCCTTACACGAAGAACGGCTAAGCATTGATAAAGAAAAAGTTCAGACAGGGGAAGTCCAAGTTCATAAAAAAATGGTCGAAGAAGACAGAGAAATTCAAGTACCTGTAGAGCGCGAGGAAATCGTCATTAACCGACGTCCCATTACTGAAGAAACAGCTAATGAAAAAAGTGAACATACATTAACACCGCAGCAAGCGTATGAAAAAGGCGATGCCATTTACATTCCGCTGTCCGAAGAACGTTTAGATATTGGCAAAAAGAAAGTCATTCGAGAAGAAATTGTCATTGGCAAACGTACCGTTCAAGACGTAGAGGTTGTCAAAGAGACGGTCCGTCGAGAAGTAGCCGATGTTGAAGAAACTGGAGTTGTTCATAAGGTAGAAAAACCATAA
- a CDS encoding MogA/MoaB family molybdenum cofactor biosynthesis protein: MSETFHTDHQVRIAVLTVSDTRTEETDTGGQLVQKMAKDNALEVRDYAIVQDDIASIRLRISDWLEQDDIDAIITTGGTGIAKRDVTLEAVQSLFEKEISGFGELFRYVSFTEDVGTKALLSRAAAGVANDKAIFVLPGSRGAVKLAMERLILPEIKHIYSELTKH; the protein is encoded by the coding sequence ATGTCGGAAACGTTTCACACAGACCATCAAGTGCGCATTGCAGTATTAACTGTTAGTGACACCCGGACAGAAGAAACGGATACTGGGGGTCAGCTCGTACAGAAAATGGCTAAAGATAATGCGCTAGAAGTTAGGGATTATGCGATCGTTCAGGATGATATTGCAAGCATTCGATTAAGGATTTCTGACTGGTTGGAGCAAGATGATATAGATGCGATTATTACAACTGGTGGAACGGGAATAGCGAAACGCGATGTCACTTTAGAAGCTGTTCAGTCGCTGTTTGAAAAAGAAATATCCGGATTTGGAGAACTCTTTCGTTACGTAAGCTTCACTGAAGATGTCGGCACTAAAGCACTTCTTAGCCGAGCGGCAGCAGGAGTAGCCAATGACAAAGCCATTTTTGTATTGCCAGGATCTCGCGGCGCTGTAAAGCTGGCGATGGAGCGATTGATTTTACCGGAGATTAAGCATATTTACTCGGAATTGACGAAACATTAA
- a CDS encoding ATP-binding cassette domain-containing protein: MLQVDFKKQLEHFSLTMQFRLDKEILALVGSSGSGKTTLLNCIAGIVHPDVGEISLNERKFYSDDQKPLKIQKRKVGYLFQDYALFPHLTVEQNILYAVPRESAIAHITELTKILGITGLLGKYPHQISGGEKQRVALTRSLAAQPDILLLDEPFSALDDANRDRCQNELLRIHEKWQIPIIFVTHRIADAEKLADRIMRIEKGQMTEETVR; this comes from the coding sequence ATGCTGCAAGTGGATTTCAAAAAGCAATTAGAGCATTTTAGTTTAACGATGCAATTTAGATTGGATAAGGAAATTTTAGCATTGGTTGGCTCTTCTGGTTCGGGTAAGACGACGCTATTAAACTGCATCGCAGGTATTGTCCATCCGGATGTTGGTGAAATTTCATTGAATGAACGAAAATTTTATAGCGATGATCAAAAGCCACTAAAAATACAAAAGCGCAAAGTTGGTTATTTATTTCAAGACTATGCACTATTTCCGCACTTGACCGTAGAACAAAACATTCTTTACGCAGTGCCAAGAGAAAGCGCTATTGCACATATTACGGAATTAACGAAAATTCTTGGCATTACAGGTTTGTTAGGAAAATACCCACACCAAATTTCAGGTGGCGAAAAACAGCGTGTCGCATTGACGCGTTCGTTAGCCGCACAACCCGATATTTTGTTGTTGGATGAGCCTTTTTCAGCATTGGACGATGCCAATCGTGACCGCTGCCAAAATGAACTGTTGCGAATTCACGAAAAGTGGCAGATTCCCATTATTTTCGTAACACACCGAATTGCGGACGCTGAAAAATTAGCCGACCGTATTATGAGAATTGAAAAAGGACAGATGACTGAAGAAACGGTGCGCTGA
- the rpsN gene encoding 30S ribosomal protein S14, translated as MAKKSKIARHNKQLQLVAQFAEQRQSFKEQGNIHALTNLPKDSSPTRLANRCLVTGRPRGYMRKFGMSRITFRELAHRGQIPGVKKASW; from the coding sequence ATGGCTAAAAAATCAAAAATAGCACGTCATAATAAGCAACTGCAGCTAGTCGCGCAGTTTGCTGAGCAGCGACAAAGCTTTAAAGAACAAGGGAACATTCACGCATTAACCAATTTACCGAAAGATTCTTCTCCCACTCGTCTAGCTAATCGATGCTTGGTGACAGGAAGACCACGTGGATATATGCGGAAATTTGGGATGTCGCGTATTACCTTCCGGGAATTGGCGCATAGAGGTCAAATTCCTGGCGTTAAAAAAGCAAGTTGGTAA
- the modB gene encoding molybdate ABC transporter permease subunit produces MMAYDLSPLWLSLRVAVISTLFVFVVSLALARFMTRRDFFGKSFLEALILLPLVLPPTVIGFGLIVLFGVNGPLGMLLEQWFGFRVVFTWIGAAIASFVVSLPLMYQSVLAAFEKVDPRWENVARTMGVSEWRIFRTITFPLAWSGILAGLILAFARGIGEFGATLMIAGYIPGVTETIPLAIYFAYEAGDMEKALFWVLIVSSLGVAAITWVNYWRKKTAVRIGRE; encoded by the coding sequence ATGATGGCTTATGATTTGTCTCCACTTTGGTTATCGCTCAGAGTCGCAGTGATTTCAACGTTATTTGTGTTTGTCGTGAGTCTTGCGCTGGCTCGCTTTATGACGAGACGTGATTTTTTCGGCAAAAGTTTTCTTGAAGCGTTGATCCTATTGCCTCTAGTATTGCCACCGACAGTAATTGGCTTTGGGTTAATTGTGTTGTTTGGCGTAAATGGGCCACTAGGTATGTTACTTGAACAGTGGTTCGGCTTTCGCGTAGTGTTTACATGGATTGGTGCAGCAATTGCTTCGTTTGTTGTGTCGTTGCCGCTTATGTATCAAAGTGTTCTCGCCGCTTTTGAAAAAGTAGATCCGCGCTGGGAAAATGTAGCGCGAACTATGGGCGTTTCTGAATGGCGAATTTTTCGGACCATTACGTTTCCACTTGCCTGGTCGGGTATATTGGCCGGATTAATCTTAGCTTTTGCACGCGGCATCGGTGAATTTGGTGCGACGCTAATGATTGCCGGCTATATTCCAGGGGTAACAGAGACCATACCACTGGCTATTTATTTTGCTTATGAAGCAGGCGATATGGAAAAAGCTTTGTTTTGGGTATTGATTGTGTCGTCACTCGGAGTAGCTGCAATTACGTGGGTGAATTATTGGCGTAAAAAGACCGCTGTACGAATCGGAAGGGAATGA